In a single window of the Balearica regulorum gibbericeps isolate bBalReg1 chromosome 7, bBalReg1.pri, whole genome shotgun sequence genome:
- the MCMBP gene encoding mini-chromosome maintenance complex-binding protein: protein MDTGSLGGIKTGCPPTSQQIAPSESSLVITEAECGPQQEIDLNSSQTVTLERQTFYCVPVPGESAWVKEAYISASQARVSPSTSYTPSRHKRSYEEDEDMDLHPSKQKEQHMGSGGDIHGCVEPKRLETEASAGHHLISPNCSPPLDLNFPLPGEKGPACLVKVYESWDSFKVNDVLEVYGILSVDPVLSVVNNEERDSSALDPMDCMDTAEEQRVHSPPASLVPRIHVILAQKLQHINPLLPACLNEEESKTFVSNFMSELSPVRAELLGFLTHALLGDSLAAEYLILHLISTVYARRDVLPLGKFTVNLSGCPRNSIFTEHLYRIIQQLVPASYRLQMTIENMNHSRFIPHKDYTANRLVSGVLQLASNTSLVVDETQLEQGQLDATGVHNVTALGNLITWQKVDYDFNYHQMEFPCNINVLITSEGRSLLPSDCQVHLQPQIIPPNMEEYMNSLLTAVLPSVLNKFRIYLSLLRLLDYSISDEVTKAVEEDFVEMRKNDPESVTADDLHRTLLVARFLSLSAGQTTLSRERWLRAKQLEALRKARLQQQKCVNGNEL from the exons CCTCAGCAGGAAATTGATTTGAACTCCTCACAAACAGTCACCTTGGAGAGACAGACTTTCTACTGCGTTCCAGTGCCTGGCGAATCAGCATGGGtgaaagaa GCATATATTAGTGCAAGTCAAGCTCGAGTTAGTCCTTCAACATCCTACACACCAAGTCGCCACAAGAGGAGCTATGAGGAAGATGAGGATATGGATCTACATCCATCTAAACAGAAAGAGCAGCATATGG gcaGTGGAGGTGATATCCATGGGTGTGTGGAGCCGAAGAGATTGGAAACGGAAGCTTCGGCAGGTCACCATCTCATTTCTCCCAACTGCTCCCCTCCACTTGACTTAAATTTTCCATTGCCAGGAGAGAAGGGACCAGCGTGTCTTGTCAAG GTCTATGAGAGCTGGGATAGCTTCAAAGTCAATGATGTTCTGGAGGTATATGGTATATTGTCTGTGGATCCGGTGCTGAGCGTAGTGAACAATGAAGAGAG GGACAGCTCAGCCCTCGATCCTATGGACTGTATGGATACGGCAGAAGAACAGAGAGTACACAGTCCTCCAGCCTCATTAGTCCCCAGAATCCATGTGATTTTGGCACAGAAATTACAACACATTAACCCATTACTGCCTGCCTGCCTTAATGAAGAGGAGAGTAAAACCT TTGTTTCTAATTTCATGTCTGAGCTGTCACCAGTGAGAGCAGAGTTGCTTGGGTTTCTCACCCACGCCCTCTTGGGAGACAGTTTGGCAGCTGAATACCTTATATTGCATCTCATCTCTACAGT ttaTGCAAGACGAGATGTGCTTCCTCTGGGAAAATTCACTGTCAACTTGAGCGGATGTCCAAGAAATAGCATCTTCACAGAGCACTTATACCGCATTATCCAGCAGCTTGTTCCAGCA TCTTATCGCCTACAAATGACCATTGAAAACATGAACCATTCACGATTTATCCCACACAAAGACTACACAGCGAATCGCTTAGTCAGTGGGGTATTGCAGCTTGCCAGCAACACTTCCCTGGTAGTAGATGAGACTCAGCTTGAGCAAGGACAGCTTGACGCAACAG GTGTACATAATGTGACAGCACTGGGTAATCTGATAACTTGGCAGAAGGTGGATTATGACTTCAATTACCACCAGATGGAATTCCCATGCAATATTAATGTCCTTATCACTTCAGAGGGCCGATCACTCCTACCG tcagatTGCCAAGTCCATTTACAGCCACAGATAATTCCACCAAACATGGAAGAATATATGAACAGCCTCCTAACAGCGGTGCTCCCTTCTGTGTTGAACAAATTTCGAATTTATCTCAGTTTATTGAGGCTGCTGGACTATAGTATATCTGATGAAGTGACCAAG GCAGTGGAAGAAGACTTTGTAGAAATGCGCAAGAATGACCCAGAGAGCGTAACAGCTGATGATCTGCACAGAACTCTGCTTGTAGCAAG GTTCCTGTCTCTCAGTGCGGGGCAGACGACGCTGTCGAGAGAGAGGTGGCTGAGAGCAAAACAACTGGAGGCGTTACGTAAAGCCAGACTTCAGCAGCAAAAATGTGTTAATGGGAATGAACTTTAA